A genomic stretch from Deinococcus ruber includes:
- a CDS encoding alpha/beta fold hydrolase, producing MKGSYSHFVRVRGVLRHARVYPGPSGPDPLIVLPGLGCASWMYRRLARQLAQERTVWVYDHPGMGLSQGRPHVPRGIEDLTDHLAEWMNVRGMRGLPMLGHSLGGEVAIDLAARFPHLPSALILCAPTGIPENPSVVAQLARLMLDLPRERLGLLPFALSSYVRTGPLRMLRLAQNQSVHATGPLIGLVKCPALVIDGTADPVIRAWTLDLMCEQLPDGRALELPGGTHALMDSRPAEIAAATSELLRLEVGSRK from the coding sequence GTGAAGGGCAGCTATTCACATTTTGTGCGGGTGCGTGGGGTGCTGCGGCATGCGCGGGTGTACCCTGGCCCGTCCGGCCCCGACCCGCTGATCGTGTTGCCGGGGCTGGGCTGCGCGTCGTGGATGTACCGCAGGCTGGCGCGGCAGCTGGCCCAAGAACGCACGGTCTGGGTCTACGATCACCCCGGCATGGGTCTGAGCCAGGGACGCCCACATGTGCCGCGTGGAATCGAGGATCTGACCGACCACCTGGCCGAATGGATGAACGTGCGGGGCATGCGCGGTCTGCCGATGCTGGGGCATTCGCTGGGCGGAGAAGTCGCTATCGATCTGGCAGCCCGCTTTCCTCATCTGCCCAGCGCCCTGATTCTGTGTGCGCCCACCGGCATTCCCGAGAATCCCAGCGTGGTGGCTCAGCTTGCCCGCCTGATGCTCGATCTACCGCGTGAACGACTGGGATTACTGCCCTTCGCGCTCAGTTCGTATGTGCGGACCGGGCCGCTGCGGATGTTGCGGCTGGCACAGAACCAGAGTGTCCACGCAACAGGCCCGCTGATCGGGCTGGTAAAGTGCCCCGCCCTGGTGATCGACGGCACTGCCGATCCGGTGATTCGCGCCTGGACACTCGACCTGATGTGCGAACAGCTGCCCGATGGCCGCGCTCTGGAACTGCCGGGCGGCACACACGCCCTGATGGACAGCAGACCCGCCGAGATCGCGGCGGCGACCAGCGAACTGCTGCGTTTGGAAGTGGGAAGTAGGAAGTAG
- the pepF gene encoding oligoendopeptidase F, translating into MTITDPPARADLPREQTWDIEAIFATPDAWEQEAAAFPADLEVLKTFQGRLGESPETLAQFFQTDQTLRQRLGRLLSYASMTASVDGHDTVAADRRDRGNVLASQYTAASAFSSPELLALDEDTLREWLKRSELQEFAVPLERLWRTRPHVRSAEVEELLGALGSPFGSARNIHPTLANMDLDFGSVDGVRIGHGNIDALTGSADRETRRLAWEQYADAHLNVKHGMAAALATGVRQNVFTARARNYLDALTAALSSTYIPGQVFHTLIETYKANLSTWHRYWAVRARWLGLERLREYDVKAPLSAAPPIVSYPQAVDWIAQGMTPLGSEYVNTLRHGLTDGRWVDYGLNQHKRQGAYSNGVFPIKPYIFMSWNDTLPSMSTLAHEIGHSMHTHLSWAKQPYAHARYTLFAAEVASNFNQAMVRKSLFASQPDTDFQVALIEEAMGNFHRYFFIMPTLARFEAEIHARVEAGRSLSAPDLNALMADLLADGYGDGVQMDRERSGIMWGQFSTHLYSNFYAYQYATGIAAAHQLLSAFDDDAEAARQRYLTFLGEGGRLDPLDALRNAGVDMEKPDAVEKTFEVLAGYVDRLEALLEERLASGLVSS; encoded by the coding sequence ATGACCATTACTGATCCGCCCGCCCGCGCTGATCTGCCACGTGAACAGACCTGGGACATCGAAGCGATCTTTGCCACACCCGACGCCTGGGAACAGGAAGCGGCGGCCTTTCCTGCCGATCTGGAGGTGCTCAAAACCTTCCAGGGTCGGCTGGGCGAGTCGCCGGAAACGCTGGCACAGTTCTTTCAGACCGATCAGACGCTGCGGCAACGCCTGGGCCGCCTGCTCAGCTACGCCAGCATGACCGCGAGCGTGGACGGACACGACACGGTGGCCGCCGACCGCCGCGACCGGGGCAACGTGCTGGCCTCGCAGTACACGGCCGCCAGCGCTTTTTCCAGCCCCGAACTGCTGGCCCTCGATGAAGATACGCTGCGCGAGTGGCTGAAGCGCTCCGAGTTGCAGGAATTCGCCGTGCCGCTGGAGCGACTGTGGCGCACCCGCCCGCACGTTCGCAGCGCCGAGGTCGAAGAACTGCTGGGCGCACTCGGCTCGCCGTTTGGGAGTGCCCGCAACATCCATCCGACGCTGGCGAATATGGATCTGGATTTCGGCAGCGTGGACGGTGTCAGAATCGGTCACGGCAACATCGACGCCCTGACCGGCTCGGCAGACCGCGAAACCCGCCGCCTGGCCTGGGAGCAGTACGCCGACGCGCATCTGAACGTGAAGCACGGCATGGCGGCAGCGCTGGCAACGGGAGTGCGTCAGAACGTGTTCACCGCCCGCGCCCGCAACTACCTCGACGCGCTCACGGCGGCGCTCAGCAGCACGTATATTCCCGGTCAGGTCTTTCATACCCTCATCGAAACCTACAAAGCCAACCTGTCCACGTGGCACCGCTACTGGGCTGTTCGCGCCCGCTGGCTGGGCCTGGAGCGGCTGCGCGAATACGACGTGAAAGCCCCGCTGAGCGCCGCGCCTCCGATTGTCAGCTACCCGCAGGCAGTGGACTGGATCGCCCAGGGCATGACGCCGCTCGGCTCCGAGTACGTGAACACGCTGCGCCACGGTCTGACGGACGGGCGCTGGGTGGATTACGGCCTTAATCAGCACAAGCGGCAGGGGGCGTACAGCAACGGCGTGTTTCCGATCAAGCCGTATATTTTCATGAGCTGGAACGACACGCTGCCGAGCATGAGCACGCTGGCCCACGAGATCGGTCACAGCATGCACACCCATCTGAGCTGGGCGAAGCAGCCCTACGCCCACGCCCGCTACACGCTGTTTGCCGCCGAGGTCGCCAGCAACTTCAATCAGGCGATGGTTCGCAAATCGCTGTTTGCCTCACAGCCAGACACCGATTTTCAGGTCGCGCTGATCGAGGAGGCGATGGGCAATTTTCACCGCTACTTCTTCATCATGCCCACGCTGGCCCGCTTTGAGGCCGAGATTCACGCCCGCGTCGAGGCCGGGCGCAGTCTGTCGGCCCCCGACCTGAACGCGCTGATGGCCGACCTGCTGGCCGACGGGTACGGCGACGGCGTGCAGATGGACCGAGAGCGCAGCGGCATCATGTGGGGCCAGTTTTCCACCCACCTGTACAGCAATTTCTATGCGTATCAGTACGCCACCGGCATAGCAGCGGCGCATCAGCTCCTGTCGGCCTTCGACGACGACGCAGAGGCCGCCCGCCAGCGCTATCTCACCTTCCTGGGCGAAGGCGGCAGGCTCGATCCGCTCGACGCGCTCAGAAATGCGGGCGTGGACATGGAGAAGCCGGACGCGGTGGAGAAGACCTTCGAGGTGCTGGCGGGGTACGTGGACAGGCTGGAAGCGCTGCTGGAAGAACGTCTGGCATCTGGGCTTGTCTCCAGCTAA
- the sucC gene encoding ADP-forming succinate--CoA ligase subunit beta, translating into MKLHEYQGKELLRRFGVNVQDGKVAYTPDEVRTIANDYGQAVVVKAQVYVGGRGKAGGVKFSSTPDKAYENGEKILGMDIKGLTVNKVLVTKAVDIDAGHEYYVGMIVDRNVQSFTLMACAEGGMEIEELAAERPEAIIRHRVDPVTGLRPYEAREVALKAGFKGNLNKIADIMVKMSRAAIELDANLVEINPLFIDEKGNPLALDTKFDVDDNALFRHPDLAALRESEADHPLEVEAAKYGFAYVKLDGSTGVLGNGAGIVMTTLDVVNRAGGKPANFLDIGGGARADIVYNAVKLVSKDPDVKSIFINIFGGITRADEVAKGVIQALNEGILTKPVRMRIAGTAEDEAKALLADVNSDLIKMYPDMFQAAEAAVAEAAK; encoded by the coding sequence GTGAAACTTCACGAATATCAGGGTAAGGAACTGCTCCGCCGCTTCGGCGTGAACGTGCAGGACGGCAAGGTGGCCTACACCCCCGACGAGGTGCGGACCATCGCCAACGATTACGGTCAGGCCGTGGTCGTCAAGGCGCAGGTGTACGTGGGCGGGCGCGGCAAGGCGGGCGGCGTGAAGTTCAGCTCCACCCCCGACAAGGCCTACGAGAACGGCGAAAAGATTCTGGGCATGGATATCAAGGGCCTGACGGTCAACAAGGTGCTCGTGACCAAGGCCGTCGATATCGACGCGGGCCACGAGTACTACGTGGGCATGATCGTGGACCGCAACGTCCAGAGCTTTACCCTGATGGCCTGTGCCGAGGGCGGCATGGAAATCGAGGAACTGGCTGCCGAGCGCCCCGAGGCGATCATTCGCCACCGCGTCGATCCGGTCACGGGCCTGCGCCCCTACGAAGCGCGTGAAGTGGCGCTGAAGGCGGGCTTCAAGGGCAACCTGAACAAGATTGCCGACATCATGGTGAAGATGAGCCGGGCGGCCATCGAACTCGACGCCAACCTGGTCGAGATCAACCCGCTGTTTATCGACGAGAAGGGCAACCCGCTGGCGCTCGACACCAAGTTCGATGTCGACGACAACGCGCTGTTCCGCCACCCCGATCTGGCCGCGCTGCGCGAGTCGGAAGCCGATCACCCGCTGGAAGTCGAGGCTGCCAAGTACGGCTTCGCCTACGTCAAGCTCGACGGCAGTACCGGCGTGCTGGGCAACGGTGCAGGCATCGTCATGACCACGCTGGACGTGGTGAACCGTGCGGGCGGCAAGCCTGCCAACTTCCTCGACATCGGCGGCGGTGCGCGTGCCGATATCGTGTACAACGCGGTCAAGCTGGTGTCGAAGGATCCGGACGTCAAGAGCATCTTCATCAACATCTTCGGCGGCATCACCCGCGCCGACGAGGTTGCCAAAGGTGTGATTCAGGCGCTGAACGAGGGCATTCTGACCAAGCCGGTTCGGATGCGGATCGCCGGAACCGCCGAAGACGAGGCCAAGGCGCTGCTGGCAGACGTCAACAGCGACCTGATCAAGATGTACCCCGATATGTTCCAGGCCGCTGAGGCCGCCGTTGCGGAGGCCGCCAAATGA
- the sucD gene encoding succinate--CoA ligase subunit alpha, with product MSILVNKDSKVIVQGITGREGLNHTKAMLAFGTKVVGGVTPGKGGQEVEGLPVFNSVAEAVEKLSPDVSIIFVPPAGAADSVLEAAHAGVPLIVLITEGVPTVDMMKAVQEVKALDAASRQNGGKGIRLIGGNCPGLVSSGETKIGIMPNRIYEQKGRIGLISRSGTLTYESAKLLGDAGLGCSTTVGIGGDPVIGTTFADVLPLFEADPDTDAIVVIGEIGGADEEAAAEYIAKHMKKPVVAFISGRSAPAGKRMGHAGAIIMGNVGTPESKLAAFAAAGVPVADTMPQIVELVKAALNK from the coding sequence ATGAGCATTCTCGTCAATAAAGACAGCAAAGTCATCGTGCAGGGCATTACCGGGCGCGAGGGCCTGAACCACACCAAAGCCATGCTGGCCTTCGGCACCAAGGTCGTCGGCGGCGTCACGCCCGGCAAGGGCGGTCAGGAAGTCGAGGGCCTGCCGGTATTCAACAGCGTCGCTGAGGCAGTCGAGAAGCTGTCGCCCGATGTCAGCATCATCTTCGTGCCGCCCGCCGGGGCCGCCGACAGCGTGCTGGAAGCCGCCCACGCGGGCGTGCCGCTGATCGTCCTGATCACCGAGGGTGTGCCCACCGTCGATATGATGAAGGCCGTGCAGGAAGTCAAGGCGCTCGACGCCGCCAGCCGCCAGAACGGTGGCAAGGGCATCCGCCTGATCGGTGGCAACTGCCCCGGTCTGGTGAGCAGTGGCGAAACCAAAATCGGCATCATGCCCAACCGCATCTACGAGCAGAAAGGCCGTATCGGTCTGATCTCGCGCAGTGGCACGCTCACCTACGAGTCGGCCAAACTGCTGGGCGACGCGGGCCTGGGCTGCTCGACCACTGTGGGCATCGGCGGCGATCCGGTCATCGGCACGACGTTTGCCGACGTGCTGCCACTGTTCGAGGCCGACCCCGACACCGACGCCATCGTGGTGATCGGTGAGATCGGTGGGGCCGACGAGGAAGCGGCTGCCGAGTACATTGCTAAGCACATGAAGAAGCCCGTCGTGGCCTTCATCTCGGGCCGCAGCGCACCTGCTGGCAAGCGCATGGGCCACGCCGGAGCCATCATCATGGGCAACGTGGGAACGCCCGAGAGCAAGCTGGCCGCCTTCGCAGCGGCAGGCGTGCCGGTGGCCGACACCATGCCTCAGATCGTCGAACTGGTCAAGGCGGCGCTGAACAAGTAA
- the pdxT gene encoding pyridoxal 5'-phosphate synthase glutaminase subunit PdxT: MSPERASGHTLKIGVLALQGAFREHRRMLESLGAHVTEVRLPADLDELDGLVIPGGESTTIGKLMMDYGLRDPIRDWYEAGGSVFGTCAGAILLSRTVLGAPPQFGSQPGLDLMDMTVQRNAFGRQVDSFQAGLDVSGLDTPFPAMFIRAPVIEAVGEGTEVLAQYHGEIVLARQGRLLASSFHPELTRDARIHRLFLEMVEQQTRNVQAEVARS; encoded by the coding sequence ATGTCACCCGAACGGGCAAGCGGCCACACGCTGAAGATCGGGGTGCTGGCGCTTCAGGGGGCCTTCCGCGAGCATCGCCGGATGCTGGAAAGTCTGGGCGCACACGTGACCGAAGTGCGGCTGCCCGCCGATCTGGACGAGCTGGACGGGCTGGTTATTCCTGGCGGCGAATCGACCACCATCGGGAAACTGATGATGGACTATGGGCTGCGCGACCCGATCAGGGATTGGTATGAGGCGGGCGGCTCGGTGTTTGGCACCTGCGCCGGGGCGATTCTGCTGAGCCGCACGGTGCTGGGTGCGCCGCCGCAGTTCGGTTCGCAGCCGGGCCTCGATCTGATGGATATGACGGTGCAGCGCAACGCCTTCGGACGGCAGGTGGACAGCTTTCAGGCGGGCCTAGATGTGAGCGGTCTGGACACTCCGTTTCCGGCCATGTTCATCCGTGCGCCCGTCATCGAGGCGGTGGGGGAGGGCACCGAGGTGCTGGCGCAGTATCACGGTGAGATCGTACTGGCGCGGCAGGGACGGCTGCTGGCCTCCAGCTTCCACCCGGAACTGACGCGCGACGCCCGCATCCACCGGCTGTTTCTGGAAATGGTGGAGCAGCAGACCCGGAACGTGCAGGCCGAGGTTGCCCGTTCTTAG
- a CDS encoding alpha/beta fold hydrolase, with amino-acid sequence MSAASSFQTFQAGPHRLVYRRSGQGTPLVLLHGLSGSRRWWRSNLKALEAVRCVYVVELVGYGSARRQRSLGVRAAARLLADWLDSLDLKGVDVVGHSMGGQIALWLTVLRPQRIRRLVLACASGLLRKKWWQVALKLPGAMRRGDLRFVPTILADGVRAGLPNLLRSSRDLLREDISELLPQIHTPTLVIWGERDVLVPPALGRMLAQAIAGASFVSLPRAGHVVMVDAPAEFNREVLRFLQQPVDVL; translated from the coding sequence GTGAGTGCTGCTTCCAGTTTTCAGACCTTTCAGGCTGGCCCGCACCGGCTGGTGTACCGCCGTAGCGGGCAGGGCACACCGCTGGTGCTGCTGCATGGCCTCAGCGGGTCGCGGCGCTGGTGGCGCTCCAACCTGAAGGCGCTGGAGGCGGTGAGGTGCGTGTACGTGGTGGAACTGGTCGGCTACGGCTCGGCACGTCGTCAGCGCTCGCTGGGCGTACGGGCGGCGGCGCGGCTGCTGGCCGACTGGCTCGATTCCCTCGACCTGAAGGGCGTGGATGTCGTCGGGCACAGCATGGGTGGGCAGATTGCGCTGTGGCTGACGGTGCTGCGCCCACAGCGGATTCGCCGTCTGGTGCTGGCGTGCGCCAGTGGCCTGCTGAGGAAGAAGTGGTGGCAGGTGGCCCTGAAACTGCCGGGAGCGATGCGGCGCGGCGACCTGCGCTTCGTGCCGACGATTTTGGCCGATGGAGTGCGGGCGGGCCTGCCGAACCTGCTCCGCAGCAGCCGCGACCTGTTGAGAGAAGACATTTCGGAGTTGCTGCCGCAGATTCACACGCCGACGCTGGTGATCTGGGGAGAGCGAGACGTGCTGGTGCCGCCTGCGCTGGGTCGCATGCTGGCGCAGGCCATCGCCGGAGCCAGTTTCGTGTCGCTGCCGCGTGCCGGGCACGTCGTCATGGTCGATGCGCCCGCCGAGTTCAACCGCGAGGTGCTGCGGTTCCTCCAGCAGCCTGTGGACGTGTTGTGA
- a CDS encoding peptidoglycan DD-metalloendopeptidase family protein: MCNPSFTGRTAFGLLFGSALLAASAHAGSVVVGTLSPFPPSFTAPALTLPLQTKPLHPSVPGSALIIARHGDTGQQIADAYGVEVSALSPSRTGALPEGAVLRVSFAALPENSAGVLPPSVSTYLVQSGDTLAGIAAAHDLSVTELLSANLHLETLNKLSVGESLFVPQSGAGLLVRIKTGQSVQSLVKAYHADPAQVALANGFGLPNERRVGDYLLLPGVLATGFQQQLVARQERQEQAERQARVQQQYERFQAYRVQVAQERQRATQAQYERYLTWQKQVQQRRLAEQQAVQTQYQKYLAWQHSEARQQLIEKYAAQAQFEAAQQAARLQAQTLARAQAKSRQLNTVRAASTAQSQNAQDLSWPLRSFRITSRFGERDIEFHKEFFHGGVDLAAPYGTPIYAAAGGTVTRSGYGDFGNNVYVENGNAVIIYGHMSRLGVSAGQTVQRGQLLGYVGCSGVCTGPHLHLEVRLSGQAVDPLGLLP; encoded by the coding sequence GTGTGTAATCCTTCGTTTACAGGGCGAACCGCGTTCGGTTTGCTGTTTGGTTCCGCTCTCCTAGCTGCTTCCGCGCATGCGGGCAGCGTGGTGGTCGGAACACTGTCGCCTTTTCCGCCGTCTTTCACTGCTCCTGCACTCACGCTTCCGCTTCAAACAAAACCCCTGCACCCATCCGTACCCGGCTCGGCACTGATAATCGCCCGCCACGGCGATACCGGGCAGCAGATTGCCGACGCATACGGCGTGGAGGTCTCTGCCCTGTCGCCCAGTCGCACAGGGGCGCTTCCGGAAGGTGCGGTGCTGCGCGTTTCATTCGCAGCGCTGCCCGAAAACTCGGCTGGGGTGCTGCCGCCCAGCGTCTCGACCTATCTCGTTCAGTCTGGCGACACGCTGGCAGGCATCGCCGCCGCGCATGATCTGAGCGTTACCGAACTGCTGAGTGCCAATCTGCACCTCGAAACCCTGAATAAACTCTCGGTCGGAGAGAGCCTGTTCGTGCCGCAGTCGGGGGCGGGCCTGCTCGTGCGGATCAAAACGGGTCAGTCGGTACAGTCGCTGGTGAAGGCGTACCATGCCGACCCCGCGCAGGTGGCGCTCGCCAACGGGTTTGGTCTCCCCAACGAGCGCCGGGTCGGTGATTATCTGCTGCTGCCGGGCGTGCTGGCGACCGGATTTCAGCAGCAACTGGTGGCCCGACAGGAGCGCCAGGAACAGGCCGAGCGTCAGGCGCGGGTGCAGCAGCAGTACGAGCGCTTTCAGGCTTACCGTGTGCAGGTCGCTCAGGAGCGGCAGCGGGCCACCCAGGCGCAGTACGAGCGCTACCTGACGTGGCAAAAGCAGGTGCAGCAGCGGCGACTGGCAGAGCAGCAGGCTGTTCAGACGCAGTATCAGAAGTATCTGGCGTGGCAGCACAGCGAGGCGCGTCAGCAGCTGATCGAGAAATATGCGGCGCAGGCACAGTTCGAAGCGGCGCAGCAGGCAGCCCGCCTACAGGCGCAGACGCTCGCTAGGGCACAGGCCAAATCCAGGCAGCTCAATACCGTGCGGGCCGCCTCGACCGCCCAGAGCCAGAATGCCCAGGATCTCAGCTGGCCGCTCCGCAGCTTCCGCATCACCAGCCGTTTCGGAGAACGCGACATCGAGTTTCACAAAGAGTTCTTTCACGGCGGCGTCGATCTGGCAGCTCCCTACGGCACGCCCATCTATGCGGCGGCAGGCGGCACGGTCACGCGCAGCGGGTACGGCGACTTCGGAAATAACGTGTATGTCGAGAATGGCAACGCCGTCATCATCTACGGACACATGAGCCGCCTGGGTGTGAGCGCGGGTCAGACGGTGCAGCGCGGGCAGCTTCTGGGATACGTGGGCTGCTCGGGCGTGTGTACCGGCCCCCATCTGCATCTGGAGGTTCGCCTGAGCGGTCAGGCAGTTGATCCGCTGGGCCTGCTGCCATGA
- a CDS encoding AAA family ATPase, which produces MQRILITGMSGVGKSSVCLELERRGLEAVDTDTDAWCEWVGEPPDWQWREPELLRLLRAPRTRTLAISGCKTNQGKFYAYFDQIVLLSAPLDVLLERVAARTNNPYGKSAHEREEIVRNFQTFGPLLRRGATAELDTSTLTVSQIANRILGQTPG; this is translated from the coding sequence ATGCAGCGAATCCTGATCACGGGGATGTCGGGAGTGGGCAAGTCTTCGGTGTGCCTGGAACTCGAACGGCGTGGCCTGGAAGCTGTGGATACCGACACCGATGCGTGGTGCGAGTGGGTGGGAGAGCCGCCGGACTGGCAGTGGCGCGAACCCGAGCTGCTGCGGCTACTTCGTGCCCCCCGCACACGCACTCTGGCGATCAGTGGCTGCAAGACCAATCAGGGAAAGTTTTATGCGTATTTCGATCAGATCGTGCTGCTCAGTGCCCCGCTCGATGTGTTGCTGGAGCGCGTCGCGGCCCGTACCAACAACCCTTACGGCAAATCGGCGCACGAGCGGGAAGAGATCGTGCGGAATTTCCAGACCTTCGGGCCACTGCTGCGGCGCGGTGCCACTGCCGAACTCGACACGTCCACCCTGACGGTTTCACAGATCGCCAACCGAATCCTGGGTCAGACGCCCGGTTAA
- a CDS encoding ParA family protein — translation MPAVIAITSEKGGVGKSTLAVHLAGALAERGLHVALIDEDGRIGSSAGWAQRGVAHGTPLSFEVLEPEEVRPRRLRDLDAVVIDTEGRPRRKELRDLSERADTILVPSGVSMLELEATIALAEFLNTEGGARRKLKVILTRVPPTSGAGERAREDLRDAGLTVCNTLVRQYAAYLRAAELGVLCRDLPPKEDAGGRAAQAWEDILSLSREVL, via the coding sequence ATGCCTGCTGTCATCGCCATCACTTCAGAAAAAGGCGGCGTGGGAAAAAGCACGCTCGCCGTTCATCTCGCCGGAGCACTGGCCGAACGCGGTCTGCATGTGGCGCTGATCGACGAGGACGGACGTATCGGGTCCAGTGCGGGTTGGGCGCAGCGGGGCGTGGCCCACGGAACGCCGCTGAGCTTCGAGGTTCTGGAGCCGGAGGAAGTCAGGCCGCGCCGCCTGCGTGACCTCGACGCGGTGGTCATCGACACCGAGGGCAGGCCCAGGCGCAAAGAACTGCGCGACCTGTCAGAGCGGGCCGATACGATTCTGGTGCCCAGCGGCGTCAGTATGCTCGAACTGGAGGCCACCATTGCGCTTGCAGAATTTCTGAATACCGAGGGCGGCGCACGCCGAAAGCTCAAGGTCATTCTGACGCGGGTGCCGCCCACATCCGGAGCCGGGGAACGCGCCCGCGAAGACCTGCGCGACGCGGGCCTGACCGTGTGTAACACGCTGGTTCGCCAGTACGCGGCCTATCTGCGGGCTGCCGAACTCGGCGTGCTGTGCCGCGATCTGCCGCCCAAAGAGGACGCAGGCGGGCGGGCAGCGCAGGCCTGGGAAGACATTCTGAGTCTGTCGCGGGAGGTGCTATGA
- the pdxS gene encoding pyridoxal 5'-phosphate synthase lyase subunit PdxS has translation MEPNTPQTATLPIKTGFAEMFKGGVIMDVVTPDQARIAEAAGATAVMALERVPADIRKDGGVARMSDPQMIRGIIGAVSIPVMAKVRIGHFVEAQILQALGVDFIDESEVLTPADESFHIEKTNFKVPFVNGAKNLGEALRRIGEGASMIRTKGEAGTGNVVEAVRHARTILGEIRSIQARPSEELMTVARDLQAPYELVRYIHEHGTLPVVNFAAGGIATPADAALMMQLGLDGVFVGSGIFKSGAGDLAQIEKRARAIVKAVTHYNNPDVLAEVSTDLGEAMVGINLDTLEIQERLATRGW, from the coding sequence ATGGAACCCAATACCCCCCAGACGGCCACGCTGCCCATCAAGACCGGATTTGCCGAGATGTTCAAGGGCGGCGTGATTATGGACGTGGTCACGCCCGATCAGGCCCGCATTGCCGAAGCTGCCGGAGCAACGGCTGTGATGGCGCTGGAGCGCGTGCCCGCCGATATCCGCAAGGACGGCGGCGTGGCCCGCATGAGCGACCCACAGATGATTCGGGGCATTATCGGGGCGGTCAGCATTCCCGTCATGGCGAAAGTTCGTATCGGGCACTTCGTCGAGGCGCAGATTTTGCAGGCGCTCGGCGTGGACTTCATCGACGAGTCGGAGGTGCTGACCCCCGCCGACGAGAGCTTTCACATCGAGAAGACGAATTTCAAGGTGCCGTTCGTGAACGGAGCCAAGAACCTGGGCGAAGCGCTGCGCCGCATCGGGGAAGGGGCCAGCATGATCCGCACCAAGGGCGAGGCGGGCACCGGCAACGTGGTCGAAGCCGTGCGCCACGCCCGCACCATCCTGGGCGAGATTCGCAGCATCCAGGCGCGGCCCAGCGAGGAACTCATGACGGTGGCCCGCGACCTTCAGGCTCCGTATGAGCTGGTGCGCTACATCCACGAGCACGGCACGCTGCCGGTGGTCAACTTTGCAGCGGGCGGCATCGCCACGCCCGCCGACGCCGCCCTGATGATGCAGCTCGGTCTCGACGGCGTCTTCGTGGGCAGCGGCATCTTCAAGAGCGGCGCGGGCGACCTCGCCCAGATCGAGAAGCGTGCCCGCGCCATCGTCAAGGCCGTGACGCACTACAACAATCCCGACGTGCTGGCCGAAGTGAGCACCGATCTGGGCGAGGCGATGGTGGGTATCAACCTGGATACGCTGGAGATTCAGGAACGGCTGGCAACGCGGGGCTGGTAA
- a CDS encoding response regulator, whose product MTRILIVDDELQILELLDLSMTQYGFAVTTANSGPEAVQLLRSGRFDVVILDVLMSPWDGFETARHMRSLPGCPPIIFLSGVSGLAEQQRGLSLGAAFLSKPFRPSRLSEIIWQVLDEKTAL is encoded by the coding sequence ATGACCCGAATTCTGATCGTCGACGACGAATTGCAGATTCTGGAACTGCTCGACCTGAGCATGACGCAGTACGGATTCGCTGTCACCACCGCCAATTCTGGCCCGGAGGCAGTACAGCTGCTGCGCTCCGGACGATTCGACGTGGTGATTCTCGACGTGCTGATGTCGCCCTGGGACGGCTTCGAAACGGCCCGGCATATGCGGAGTCTTCCCGGCTGCCCACCGATCATCTTTCTGTCGGGTGTCTCGGGGCTGGCCGAGCAGCAACGCGGGCTGTCGCTGGGCGCGGCGTTTCTGTCCAAACCCTTCCGGCCCTCGCGGCTGTCCGAAATCATCTGGCAGGTGCTGGACGAAAAGACAGCGCTGTAA